CGCGGCCAAGACAAAAGGAGGCAGGCCGAGCCACGCCCACGGCTCATCAGAGGATGGCGCAGAAGAACTTCTTCTCTCGGAAGGGGTTCTCCGAGGCCGGCACGGGTACAATGAGAGGGTCTTCCCTTATGTGGGCGTCGCAGTAGGCTATCAGGTCTGCGGCGGCCTTGGACACCTGTCGAAATTACGGCAAAAGAATGAAGATGAGAAGGGAATGTTgtcaataatttcaattttgaaccaaaaaaagtcattacaatgaaaaagataacaataaaaattaaaaaaatcaataataaaatgtattttgaatgtaaataaac
The nucleotide sequence above comes from Stigmatopora nigra isolate UIUO_SnigA chromosome 12, RoL_Snig_1.1, whole genome shotgun sequence. Encoded proteins:
- the gng4 gene encoding guanine nucleotide-binding protein G(I)/G(S)/G(O) subunit gamma-4, encoding MKDGIANNSTASISEARKAVEQLKMEACMDRIKVSKAAADLIAYCDAHIREDPLIVPVPASENPFREKKFFCAIL